The following are encoded in a window of Eschrichtius robustus isolate mEscRob2 chromosome 1, mEscRob2.pri, whole genome shotgun sequence genomic DNA:
- the LOC137763995 gene encoding protein SET-like: protein MAPKHQSSLPPQAKKPKKPRLTPASKPEETSASPNLTNKEKEQQEAIEHIDEVQNETDRLNEQASEEILKVEQKYNKLRQPFFQKRSELMAKIPNFGVTFVNHPQVSAPLGEEDEEALHYLTRVEVTEFEDINSGYRIDFYYDENPYFENKVLSKEFHLNESGDPSSKSTQIKWKSRKDLTKRSSQTQHKASRKRQHEEPAGFFTWFTDHSDAGADELGEVIKDDIWPNPLQYYLVPDVDDEEGEGEEDDDDEEEERLEDIDEEGDADEGEEDEDDDEGEGGEEDEGEDD, encoded by the coding sequence ATGGCCCCCAAACACCAGTCTTCACTTCCACCCCAAGCAAAGAAACCGAAGAAACCGAGACTGACTCCTGCCTCCAAGCCAGAGGAAACGTCTGCTTCTCCGAACTTGAcgaacaaagaaaaagaacagcaagAAGCAATTGAACATATTGATGAAGTACAAAATGAAACAGACAGACTTAACGAACAAGCCAGTGAGGAGATTTTGAAAGTAGAACAGAAATATAACAAACTCCGCCAACCATTTTTTCAGAAGAGGTCGGAATTGATGGCCAAAATCCCAAATTTTGGGGTAACATTTGTTAACCATCCACAAGTGTCTGCACCGCTTggggaggaggatgaagaggCGCTGCATTATTTGACAAGAGTCGAAGTGACAGAATTTGAAGATATTAACTCAGGTTACAGAATAGATTTTTATTATGATGAAAACCCTTACTTCGAAAATAAAGTTCTCTCCAAAGAATTTCATCTGAATGAGAGTGGTGATCCATCTTCAAAGTCCACTCAAATCAAATGGAAATCCAGAAAGGATTTGACAAAACGTTCAAGTCAAACGCAGCATAAAGCCAGCAGGAAGAGACAGCATGAGGAACCAGCAGGCTTCTTCACCTGGTTTACTGATCATTCTGATGCAGGTGCAGATGAGTTAGGAGAGGTCATCAAAGATGATATTTGGCCAAATCCATTACAGTACTACTTGGTTCCGGACGTGGAtgatgaggaaggggaaggagaagaagatgatgatgatgaagaggaagaaagattGGAAGATATTGATGAAGAAGGGGATGCGGATGAAGGTGaagaagatgaagatgatgatgagggggagggaggagaggaagatgaAGGAGAAGATGACTAA